Within the Clostridium scatologenes genome, the region TTAATTTAAAATTATAGTTTATAATATAAGCTTTATATATTAAATATTGATTTTTTAAGATACGTATACAAAATTTAATTTAAACATTAATAGTGGTTATACTAATAGATTATCAGAAAAATTGGAATAATAGTACATGCATGATGTTTACTTTTATGTACTTAATTTGCGCATTATGTAAGATGTTTTAGTGATATATTTATGGTAGTTTATATATAAACGTAAGGTTATAAAAAAGGTTATTTCAAAATTTAATGAGTGATCTTTTAATGTAATAAAAGATTTATTAATATATTATATGGATCGGAGAGGATGTTTTATGAGCAAAGAACTTATAAAAGCAATGGCGGAGCTTGATGAAGATAAAGTAATTGCACAAGTAAAAGCTCTTGTAAAAAATCATGTGTCTCCTTTGGATATTATTGGATATTTACAAAAAGGCATTAGTATAGTTGGAAAGAGGTTTGAAGAGAGAATTTACTTTATGTCAGAACTTATTATATCTGGAGAAATATTTAAAGAAGCTTCAGATATATTAGGAGAAACAATTCTCCCAGGGACATCAAAACGTGGAATATTTGTTATAGGAACTATTTATGGAGACATTCATGATATTGGCAAAAATATAGTAAGTGTTGTTATGAGTAGTAATGATTTTGAAGTTATAGATTTAGGTGTTGATGTGCCTACAGAAAAGTTTATTGAGGCAATTAAAAAATATAGACCTGAAGTAGTTGCTATTTCATGTCTTCTTACTAATGCTTTTGATAATGTAAAGGAATGTATAGAGAAAATTGAACAAGAAGGCCTTAGAGAATATGTAAAGGTATTGATTGGTGGAGGCCCTATGAGTGAAGAAGCTCGTGAATATGTAAAAGCTGATATAGTTTGTAAAACAGCTCAAGAAACTGTAGAGTATTGCAAAAAAATATATAATAAATGTGAAAAGAAAAATTATTTGAGAGTTATCAAGTGATGTTTATACTTTTAATAACAAATAAAAACTGTTTATCAGGTTTAAATAAAGTATAGTTATTTGATTTTAGGAAAGAATATATTTTAGAGTAAATATAATATATTGTTATAAAATTTATAGTATAAATTTTATGCTTTAAGTATGTTATGTTTATTAATTACATTAAATTTATAATAATATGTGGGTCAATTATTTTTAGACAAAGTTCTGCTAGTATATAACAACTAGTCAAAAATTAGTTAAAACCCAGCTTATTCAGGAGGTATATAAGCATGTCAGATAAAACAATAGTATGCAAAGACTGTAATTCAGAATTTGTTTTCACAGAAGGAGAACAAGAGTTTTATAAGGAAAAAGGATTCGAAAATGAACCACAAAGATGTCCAGCTTGTAGAAAAGCCAGAAAACAGCAAAGAAGCAATGATAGAAGATATTAACAACACTATATTTTTGTTGACAGTTTACAGAATATAACATATACTTATTTTAAGATAGAATAATGAATACAATAGGTGTTTGATATATATAAATAAGTTTTATTATATTGGAAGCGTTGAACTACATATTTATTTGGGCACTTTGTATGTAGGAAGCAATTAGTGCAACCGGCCAAATCTTGATTTGGCCGGTTTTTTATATTCTCAATAATAAATATGTAAAATTTATTTGATGGAGGAATTCTTATGATTTGTGCTCTTATTATGGCTGGTGGGAAAGGAAAGCGCTTTTGGCCTCTTTCTACAGATAAAAAACCAAAACAATTTTTGAATTTGTTAGGGAAAAAAACCATGCTTAGAATTACATTTGAAAGAATAGAAAAATTAATTCCAAAAGAGAGAATTTTTATTGTTACTTCAAAGCAATATACTAATTTGGTTAAAAACGATATTCCAGAAATAGATTCAAGAAATATAATAGCAGAGCCATCAAGCAAAAATACAGCTCCATGTATAATACTTTCAGCATTTATAATCAAAAAATATTATAAAGATGCTACATTAGTAGTATTGCCATCAGATCATTTTATAGAAGATAATGATGAATTTATAAACACTTTAAAAATAGCAGAAAAATTCGTAGAAGATCATAAAAATGCTGTTATTACATTAGGTATAAAGCCCAATAGGCCAGAAACTGGGTATGGGTATATAAAATGTAATGATAACTATGCTAATATCTATGAGAAAAAAATATT harbors:
- a CDS encoding cobalamin B12-binding domain-containing protein; protein product: MSKELIKAMAELDEDKVIAQVKALVKNHVSPLDIIGYLQKGISIVGKRFEERIYFMSELIISGEIFKEASDILGETILPGTSKRGIFVIGTIYGDIHDIGKNIVSVVMSSNDFEVIDLGVDVPTEKFIEAIKKYRPEVVAISCLLTNAFDNVKECIEKIEQEGLREYVKVLIGGGPMSEEAREYVKADIVCKTAQETVEYCKKIYNKCEKKNYLRVIK
- a CDS encoding zinc-ribbon domain-containing protein, with protein sequence MSDKTIVCKDCNSEFVFTEGEQEFYKEKGFENEPQRCPACRKARKQQRSNDRRY